The Syntrophorhabdales bacterium region GGTCGCGCTCCACCAGGGCATCTACACAACGGTTCCCCTGGAACTGGTCACGGCCGCTAAAAAACATGTGGACGTCACGGCGCTTTATGATTCACAGAATTACCGGCCCAAGGTGCGGAATATGTTGGGCAAGCCGATGTTCCTCTACTGATGCCAATGTGCATTCAAGCGTATGCCTTCGTTACCCTTCGGCCTGTTCTACTCGACGTACCGCCCGGTACGCCTGCGTAGCCCAGTCCTCGGATCGCCTCGGCCTCCATCTTGGCTGCACATTGGCCTAGCAGAAGGTCCAATCGCTGCCGCCTCGGTATACGCTTGAATACGAATTGGCATCTAGCGGATGCTCGGGGCGAAGCCGTACGTGTCCACCTGCCATCCCTCATCAGGCATCTGCACACCGTCGATGTAGACTGTTCTGCCGTCAAGCGCAACTCTGCCTTTTGCTATAAGATCGTGCACCGCGAATGGATATACCTCCCAATCTCCCTCCGTCCTCAGCACGTCCTGAATAGATGTAGAAACCTGCTCCAGCGCTCTAAATAGATTACTTGCCTCTTCCTGCGCTGCGGTTCTAAATTGCTCGATCGTCCTTGCATCGCATCGTTCGGCAAATTTTCTTATGTCACGCAATTCATTGTCCCACCTTGATAGCGGCAACGATTTTGACTGGATCAGTATGGGCCCACCATCATCGCTCTTGTCCACAAAAAATACCGTCGATCGCACACCGGTTTCTTCCGCGAGTATTGCCTTGGCAGTGGGCCTCCATCCCAGCCCCGTATATTTTCTTGCGTCACCTGGATGTACGTTAAGAATGGTTGGAAAGTATCTGTTGGCCATCCATTCCCCTATCCAGAGATCGTAACCGGCCAGGCAGATCAGGTCCGGGCGGCCATCGAGTATCTGTTCGACAAGCGTCATCAGTGCCATGTCATAGCTGTTTCTCTCGACACCGTACCTCGGGACCTTTTCGAGCGCCCACATTTCTCTGAAATATTTCCGTGAGTCGAGCAAGGCGATGGGAACCGCTCGTTCCACAGCTTTCGCCACAGCTACGCAACCGGGTGCATTGCTGAAGACAACATGGTAGATGCCGGGATTCCGCTCATATATTCTGTCGTAATTCGTACCGGACCCTGAAACGCCGCACGCATACTTCATGGGCCCGGAAGAAGGATCGTAAATAAGCTTTGTCGCCATGCTTCACACCTCGTTGGTATTCAGTAGAAACGTTCTGCAATGAACATGTTATGAATAACAAAAAGGTTATTTGTGTGTCAAGGAGAGACGCTGGAGCAGAGTCTACGTAATGCCTGCGAGTGAAACACGCTCGGGCTTGCTCACAAGCCGGCCCTATGCTTAGCGGCCTGTCTGAGTTTTGTTAACCTTCCGGATTGAGTCCTGGTTTTTGTCCGTGGAGGTCCCGCTCTTCTCTTTGGCTTCGGAATTATTCACCTTGACCATTTTCGGATCTCGTTGAACCCTTGGTCTGTTTGGTATCAATGCAGTACCGTGGCGAGCCATGATATCAAAAATCCCGAGTCCTCCAGACAGATTACTTATCTTCATACCCCACCTTTTGGTATCTCTAGCTTATATTATCGGCGGTTTCCCAGCATACATAAGCACTTTGCCAGTTTGGCTGTTGAGAGAGTTGCGGCAATGAAGCTAATCAGCAATCTCCTTCGCTCTTTGGAATCCGGCCTAATACTCGTACGGGTTCAGGATGGAGACCGAGGCGGCAGCGAGGAGCTTGCCGGAGGCGTACTAAAGTACGTCGAGGAAAAGCGACGCAGCGATAGCGCAGCATCCTGTAAGGGCAACGAAGGTATACGCTTGAATCCGTACGAGTATTAG contains the following coding sequences:
- a CDS encoding formyltransferase family protein translates to MATKLIYDPSSGPMKYACGVSGSGTNYDRIYERNPGIYHVVFSNAPGCVAVAKAVERAVPIALLDSRKYFREMWALEKVPRYGVERNSYDMALMTLVEQILDGRPDLICLAGYDLWIGEWMANRYFPTILNVHPGDARKYTGLGWRPTAKAILAEETGVRSTVFFVDKSDDGGPILIQSKSLPLSRWDNELRDIRKFAERCDARTIEQFRTAAQEEASNLFRALEQVSTSIQDVLRTEGDWEVYPFAVHDLIAKGRVALDGRTVYIDGVQMPDEGWQVDTYGFAPSIR